A window of Candidatus Anoxymicrobium japonicum contains these coding sequences:
- a CDS encoding type II secretion system protein GspE, translating to MAQAKKKAKSVTHLLIEDGLVSQEQLLSALEKKKQTGKSLARTLIEMGVVSESKLTEVLAQHLGLEFVHLERYHVDMTAVALLDEKMAQRHLSLPISFDGDTLVVAMADPTNIFALDDIKMSTGYQVRPVVSTKADIEDFIRAYYRDVGELGVSEIKEFDSEDFDDKALSEAIGAITSDAPIVKFVNYVINEAVTDGASDIHFDPQEKEIIIRYRVDGVLHDAKSLPIRALPAVTSRVKIMSDLNIAQKRIPQDGHYEKRIGNKQIDFRVAVLPTIFGEKIVLRILDKSSIMLRLSDLGYDGETLEKYEDAFRKPNGAILVTGPTGSGKSTTLYGTLNVLNDETKNITTVEDPVEYRLAGINQIQINPKAGLTFASALRSILRTSPDIMMIGEIRDSETAKIAIESALTGHLVFSTLHTNDAPGAIARLTEMGIEPFLIASGIVCVLGQRLGRKLCVCKQIYEPSNEMLDRLEFHREPGEKLTLYQSSSKGCTRCGGSGYKGRVALVEIMKMSAEIEQLTIEEASTTAIARVAIEQGMKTMRQDGWEKCRAGITSIEEVLRVVI from the coding sequence TTGGCACAGGCAAAAAAGAAAGCTAAATCGGTAACGCACCTTCTGATTGAGGACGGTCTTGTTTCGCAAGAGCAGTTGCTTTCCGCTCTCGAGAAGAAAAAGCAGACCGGCAAATCATTGGCGCGCACCCTCATCGAGATGGGTGTCGTTTCCGAGTCGAAGCTCACAGAGGTTCTGGCGCAGCACCTCGGACTGGAATTCGTTCATCTTGAGAGATACCACGTTGACATGACGGCCGTTGCCCTGCTGGATGAAAAGATGGCACAGCGGCACCTGAGCCTTCCTATCAGTTTTGACGGCGACACGCTTGTCGTGGCGATGGCCGACCCAACCAATATTTTCGCGCTCGACGACATCAAGATGTCTACCGGATATCAGGTAAGACCGGTTGTTTCCACGAAAGCTGACATCGAGGACTTTATACGGGCCTACTACCGCGACGTAGGCGAACTCGGAGTGAGTGAGATTAAAGAGTTCGATTCGGAAGATTTCGACGACAAGGCTCTTTCCGAAGCGATTGGCGCGATCACCAGCGATGCGCCTATCGTCAAGTTCGTCAATTACGTGATCAACGAGGCTGTGACAGACGGGGCAAGCGACATCCACTTTGACCCGCAGGAGAAAGAGATCATCATCAGGTACCGTGTGGACGGTGTGCTTCATGATGCCAAGAGTCTGCCGATAAGGGCGCTGCCCGCGGTTACTTCGCGCGTAAAGATTATGTCTGACCTGAACATCGCGCAGAAAAGGATTCCGCAAGACGGACATTACGAGAAGCGGATAGGCAACAAGCAGATCGATTTCCGCGTCGCTGTACTGCCTACCATTTTTGGGGAGAAGATAGTCCTCCGAATTCTTGACAAGTCGAGCATCATGCTGCGCCTGAGCGATCTCGGTTACGATGGTGAGACCCTGGAAAAGTACGAGGATGCGTTTCGCAAGCCGAACGGCGCCATCCTCGTCACAGGCCCGACAGGCAGTGGCAAGTCGACCACGCTATACGGCACTCTTAACGTACTCAACGATGAGACCAAGAACATTACCACGGTCGAGGATCCGGTCGAGTATCGTCTCGCCGGGATCAACCAGATACAGATCAATCCCAAGGCCGGGCTGACGTTCGCGTCGGCCTTGAGGTCGATCCTTCGAACAAGTCCCGACATAATGATGATCGGCGAGATCCGCGACAGTGAGACCGCGAAAATAGCGATCGAGTCGGCCCTCACCGGCCATCTCGTCTTCAGTACACTTCACACCAATGACGCGCCCGGCGCCATCGCCCGTCTTACCGAGATGGGCATCGAGCCGTTCCTGATCGCGTCAGGCATAGTATGCGTGCTTGGCCAGAGGCTCGGGCGCAAGCTTTGCGTGTGCAAGCAGATTTACGAGCCGAGCAACGAAATGCTCGATCGGCTTGAGTTCCACCGCGAACCGGGAGAGAAGCTTACGCTTTACCAGTCGAGTTCCAAAGGATGCACGCGTTGTGGTGGCAGCGGGTACAAGGGAAGAGTTGCGCTCGTGGAGATTATGAAGATGAGCGCCGAGATCGAGCAGTTGACGATCGAGGAGGCCTCGACCACCGCGATCGCGCGTGTGGCGATCGAGCAGGGAATGAAAACGATGCGCCAGGACGGTTGGGAGAAGTGCCGTGCCGGCATCACCTCGATCGAGGAAGTTCTCAGAGTTGTTATCTAA
- a CDS encoding heterodisulfide reductase subunit F, translating to MMDESNPYLPYIVNIEDAWYETPVDDRAVKTFKVNFKDEKVWDTWRHRPGNCAMVGRLGIGESMFCISSSPTEEGYLRFSIMQAGKVTSALHELEAGDTMTVRGPLGNSFPLEEWEGKNIISIGGGIGQAPLRPAINYVRANKDKYGDLTVIYGARTSDLHCFKTEFEEYFKEEGTACHLAIDVEEESWPHYVGFVPSLVMEVAPKPDNAIAITCGPPILIKFVTQNLEKLGFKPEQIYTTLEERMKCGIGKCGRCNVGSMYVCKDGPVFSYATLKNIPEAFA from the coding sequence ATGATGGACGAAAGCAACCCTTATCTTCCATATATAGTCAACATCGAGGACGCCTGGTATGAGACCCCCGTGGACGACAGGGCCGTCAAGACCTTCAAGGTAAATTTCAAAGACGAGAAAGTGTGGGATACATGGCGTCACCGGCCCGGCAACTGCGCGATGGTGGGGCGCCTCGGCATCGGCGAGTCCATGTTCTGCATTTCATCCTCGCCGACAGAGGAGGGCTACTTGCGCTTCTCGATCATGCAGGCGGGCAAGGTGACGAGCGCGCTTCACGAATTAGAAGCGGGCGACACCATGACGGTGCGCGGGCCGTTGGGCAATTCGTTCCCGCTGGAAGAGTGGGAAGGAAAAAACATAATATCGATCGGCGGCGGCATCGGGCAGGCGCCGTTGCGCCCGGCTATCAACTACGTGCGGGCGAACAAGGACAAGTACGGCGACCTCACGGTCATCTATGGCGCGAGGACGTCAGACCTGCACTGCTTCAAGACGGAGTTCGAGGAGTACTTCAAGGAAGAAGGCACGGCGTGCCATCTGGCGATCGACGTCGAGGAGGAGAGCTGGCCGCACTACGTGGGCTTTGTTCCCAGCCTCGTGATGGAGGTCGCCCCCAAACCGGATAACGCGATCGCGATCACCTGTGGCCCGCCCATACTCATCAAATTCGTGACGCAGAATCTGGAGAAGCTGGGCTTCAAGCCCGAGCAGATATACACCACGCTCGAGGAGCGCATGAAGTGCGGGATAGGCAAGTGCGGCCGCTGCAACGTGGGCTCGATGTACGTATGTAAAGACGGCCCCGTATTCTCATACGCAACGTTAAAAAACATCCCCGAGGCCTTCGCTTAA
- a CDS encoding aldehyde ferredoxin oxidoreductase, translating to MYGYVGKILEVDLSTGEFEKVDIDEKDCRDYMGGSGLAAKIYIDRFPGDVDPLSPENLFIIMTGPWTGTRVPGGNRFAACARSPLTGHWGEASCGGYFGPELKAAGYDGIVFTGVSDKPVYLWINGDDVELRDASDLWGKDTYETADMLIERSKADTGRKAKVAAIGPSGESGVKFAAIVHDKHHIAGRTGMGAVMGSKNLKAIAVVGTGKKVEIADPDAFKRWRELVMEDYAESLVVESLKAFGTNANLEIGAMLGDVPFKNWQVGEDDEVIAKINGPTYSDEILVKAYACWACPIGCKRVIEVKDEPYSVARGAGPEYETICMLGSNLLNDNLASIAKGNEMCNRWGIDTITMGAIIALVTECQEKGLLSVDECDGVSIGWGDPDGMLELIEMAARNEGFGARMAQGSKALSEEIGSDAPVMAVQVRGLDAPAHDPRGFHGFALSYATSPRGACHCASTNLYLEGGSAPPLPQIDLEGPFDEQSSVGKAYLTARAQELGQIFNAAVVCYFTAVSWQEDALITAINSVTGLDYDLDSFMRVGERIWFLKRGIQALFGSGGEEDIMHPRFYKAVEEGSHAGSVPDFDLMKREYYEYRQLDDEGRLTRGKCEELGLGFLADKLGI from the coding sequence ATGTACGGCTATGTTGGAAAGATTCTGGAAGTTGATCTCTCGACCGGCGAGTTCGAAAAGGTTGATATTGACGAGAAGGATTGCCGCGACTACATGGGGGGCTCGGGCCTTGCGGCAAAGATCTATATCGATCGTTTTCCGGGGGACGTGGATCCGCTGAGTCCCGAGAACCTCTTTATCATAATGACCGGTCCCTGGACCGGCACCCGCGTGCCGGGGGGCAACCGCTTCGCGGCCTGCGCTCGCTCGCCGTTAACCGGCCACTGGGGAGAAGCGTCCTGTGGGGGCTATTTCGGCCCGGAGCTCAAGGCGGCGGGTTACGATGGCATTGTTTTCACCGGTGTTTCCGACAAGCCGGTTTACCTCTGGATAAACGGAGACGATGTCGAGTTGCGTGACGCATCTGACTTGTGGGGCAAGGACACTTATGAGACGGCGGATATGCTCATCGAGAGGTCGAAGGCCGACACGGGCAGGAAAGCGAAGGTCGCGGCGATCGGGCCGTCCGGCGAGAGCGGCGTCAAGTTTGCCGCAATAGTTCACGACAAGCACCACATCGCGGGCCGCACGGGGATGGGCGCGGTTATGGGCTCAAAGAACCTCAAGGCTATTGCTGTCGTTGGCACCGGGAAGAAAGTCGAGATCGCCGATCCCGATGCGTTTAAAAGATGGCGCGAGCTGGTGATGGAGGATTACGCCGAGTCACTGGTTGTCGAGTCTCTCAAGGCGTTTGGCACCAACGCCAACCTCGAGATAGGCGCGATGCTCGGCGATGTGCCGTTCAAGAACTGGCAGGTCGGCGAGGACGATGAGGTCATCGCGAAAATCAACGGCCCGACGTACAGCGATGAAATACTGGTCAAGGCGTACGCCTGCTGGGCGTGCCCAATCGGCTGCAAGCGTGTAATAGAAGTAAAAGACGAACCATATTCCGTTGCGCGGGGCGCGGGTCCCGAGTACGAAACGATATGCATGCTTGGGAGCAACCTTTTGAACGACAACCTGGCCAGCATCGCGAAGGGCAACGAGATGTGCAACCGCTGGGGGATCGACACGATAACGATGGGCGCGATTATCGCGCTTGTGACGGAGTGTCAGGAAAAGGGCCTTCTCTCGGTTGACGAGTGCGATGGCGTGTCTATTGGCTGGGGTGACCCTGATGGCATGCTCGAGCTTATTGAGATGGCCGCTCGCAATGAGGGCTTCGGCGCGCGCATGGCGCAGGGCAGCAAGGCTCTGTCAGAGGAGATCGGCTCGGACGCGCCCGTAATGGCCGTCCAGGTTCGCGGTCTGGACGCGCCCGCTCACGACCCGCGCGGTTTCCACGGTTTCGCGCTCTCGTACGCGACTTCCCCGAGAGGCGCGTGTCACTGCGCCAGCACGAATCTGTATCTCGAGGGGGGCAGCGCGCCGCCGCTTCCTCAGATTGACCTGGAAGGCCCCTTTGACGAGCAATCGAGCGTTGGCAAGGCGTATCTGACCGCGCGGGCGCAGGAGCTCGGGCAGATATTCAACGCCGCTGTTGTCTGCTACTTCACCGCGGTGTCCTGGCAGGAGGATGCGCTCATTACGGCCATCAACTCCGTGACCGGGCTGGATTACGACCTCGACAGTTTTATGCGGGTGGGCGAGCGCATCTGGTTTTTGAAGAGGGGAATACAGGCGTTGTTCGGTTCTGGCGGCGAAGAGGATATTATGCATCCGAGGTTCTACAAGGCGGTGGAAGAAGGCTCTCACGCCGGGTCGGTTCCCGACTTTGATCTCATGAAGCGCGAGTATTACGAGTATCGCCAGTTAGATGACGAAGGCCGTCTCACACGCGGTAAGTGCGAGGAGTTGGGGCTTGGCTTCCTGGCGGACAAACTCGGCATCTAG